The following nucleotide sequence is from Acidobacteriota bacterium.
CGCAGCGGCTGCCGCTGCGGCCTCTGCGAGGCCTCAAAGGTATGGATCAAGAAGGGGCCCGAGACCCTTCTTGATCCATTAGCTTATTTTTAGTGGATTTTTGTCTAGACAAAGGGGAGCACCGCAGTCCAACGGCCTGGACTCAGGGAATCGCGCCGGGGGCCAGGCCACGGGTCGGACCATCCTCGGGACTTTCCCCCGGCCATTTCGCTCCCCTCCTGTTCATCCTGTCCATCCATGTTCGATCTCCGGCAGCGATCATCCTTCGGGTTCGGGAGTCGATCCCCGCCATGCCCTGATCCGGCTGGGTTACACGGGGGACGAGCAGACCGCCCATGGGTTCCGGCACATGGCCTCCACCCTGCTGCACGAGGCCGGGTTCCTCAGCGACCCCATCGAGCGCCAGTTGGCCCATCTCGAACGCGACCCCGTGAAAGCCGCCTACAACGCGGCCCAGTACCTCCCGCAGCGCCGGGCCATGCTGGAGGCCTGGGCCAACTACCTCGACGCCCTCCGCGAGAATCGGCCGGCCGTTCTTAGACCCGGGGCCATTGGCGAATAAGAGGAACCCGCTTGACGGCAAAACGGTACTCGAGTTATAATTTGCCTCGGCAGTATTGATATTGACATCAATTCTGCCGAACGGAGCGCATGCGTTATCTCAAACCTTTCATTGAAAAAGATCTTAAGAAGAAGATGGTTTTCCTCGGGGGGCCGCGGCAGTGCGGGAAAACCACCCTGGCCCGGCATATCCTGGGAGATCTGCCGGAAGCGTACCTGAACTGGGACGACCCGGACCACCGCGGCGGCATCCTCAAGCGCCGATGGCCGAAAGTGGCCCCCCTCGTGGTTTTCGACGAGCTGCACAAGTTTCCCAAGTGGAAGTCGTGGATCAAGGGGATATACGACTCCCGCCCCCCCGGTCAGTCCTTCCTGGTCACGGGGAGCGCCCGGTTGGACGTGTATCAGCGGGGCGGAGACTCCCTGCTGGGACGGTACCATTACTGGCGGCTTCACCCCTTTTCTCTCGGGGAGTACGCCGGGGGGTTTTCCCCCGCGGAGGCGCTCCGCCGGTTGCTGACCGTAGGTGGCTTTCCCGAACCCTTTCTGGACGGCGATGAGCGGGAAGCGCGCCGGTGGCGGCGGGAGCGGCACCAGCGCATCGTTCGTGACGACATCCGCGACCTGGAACCCCTGCGTTCCCTGCCGAGCCTGGAACTCCTGCTGACCCTGCTCCGGCAACGCGTCGGGTCAACCCTGACCTTGAGCGGGCTGGCCCGGGAGATCCAGGTGGCGCCCCGGACTATCGCCCACTGGGTGGAAATTCTGAGCCGGATGTACCTGGTCTTCGTGGTGCGGCCTTATTCGGTCAACGTGGCCCGGGCCGTGCAGAAACCGTTCAAGGCGTACTTCTACGACAACCTGGACGTTGATTGCCCCGAGGACCGACAACCGGGCGCACTGTTCGAGAACCTGGTCGCCACGCACCTGCGGAAGAAGGTTGACTTCCTGGAGGACTACACCGGCGAAAAGTGGGAGCTCGCGTTCCTGCGCGACCGGGACGGCCGCGAGGTCGATTTCGTCGTGGTTCGCGACGGGGCGGTCGACGAACTGGTGGAAGCGAAGTGTTCCGGCAGCGAGGTCTCCCGTTCTCTGATCCATTATGCCGAGAAGTTGAACCCCCGGCAGGCCGTGCAAGTGGTCAAGGAACTCCGCGCATCGTTCAGCCGGGGAAGCCTCCGGGTGACCGACCCGATCACCGGGTTCGAGGCCCCACCATGGGGAACCCCGGCCTGAGGCCGCGACGGCCCCGGCGGAAACACGTCCATCCGGGTTCCACGACCGGGGCTGAACAGGGATGGACAGGATGAACTGGATAACAGAACGAACCGGGAGAGATCAGCCGTTGATCCGAACCCGGGAGAAGGGTACTGCATCAACCGCCCTGAAAGCCGGCGGAGCAGTCGATACGCAGGCTTCCGGAAAAGTCGGGAAACCTGAGACAGGGCTCAGCCTTGCAAAGATCCTTCAAAGCAAGATCCAGGTCATCCGGGAGCGACCCCGGGCATCGGTCCCTGAAGGGGACAACCGTGAGTAGCCGTGGGCGCCGCGCCCACGGTGAAGCAGGCGATTCATTGCACCCTTACCCCGGGGTATTCGACCCTTTCTGGGTCGTTGCCCCATCGGTGATCCGGGTTTCCACGGGCGCGGCGCCCGTGGCTACTCACAGGGGATCCCTGCGGGATCCGTCGTCGCGGCTTTGGTGATGCACCTGTTCGCGCGCTTCGTGGTTCTTTCCGGTTCGTGTATTTCGTGGTTGGTTTCCGGTTTATCCGGGTTGGGATGAAGGGCGGACGGGCTCGAGGCCGTGCACCAGGAGGACGTCCCCGCTATCGCCGGCGAGGCGGATCAACTCCGGCGTGAAACCGGCGCGGGAGAAAAGAGCGTAAAGGCGCTCCGCTGGCTCGTACGGCAGGGCCACCCTGGAGGCCTTCCGCCGGAGCTCCGCCAGCACGTCCACCCCGACCGGGCGGACGGACCACTTGCATTCCCCGAACAGCGCTCCGACCTGGTCGTCGTCCAGGGCCACCAGGTCGATCTCCGACGACCGGTCCCACCAGCGCCCCGCCTTCCGGTAGCAGCCGGGGGCGAGGCCGTCCAGGAGCCCTTCCCGGACCGCCTGGGCGCAGATCTCCTCGTAGACCCCGGCGACGTGCTGATCCAGCTCCCCCAGGATCCGGTCGGCCACCCACTCGTCCTCCCCCTGCTCCAAGCGGTCCCGGTAGCGGAAGACAAAACGGAACCAGAAACTCACGTAGGGGTCGAGGATCCGGTAAAGCCCCTTTTTGCTCTTTTCCGGCGCCGTCTCGGTGACGGGGATTTCCCGCTGGACCAGCCGCAGCCCCTGGAGGACCGACAAGTACTTGGTGAGCGTCCCGTGGGGCAGCGCCGTGGCGTTGGTGATCTCGGAGAGTTTCCGCTTGCCCTGGGCAATGGCGTTCAAGATGGCGAAGTAGACGCGGGGTTCCTGGAGTTCCTGGCGAAGGAGGATTTCAGCTTCCTCCCGAAGGACTGCGCTCGGGTCCAGGACGTGGCGCAGGAGGTTGGCCCGCAGCGACTGCTTCTCCTCGAAACGCTCCAGATAGTAAGGCATGCCGCCCAGGACGGCATAGGCGCGGGCCTGGTCCTCGAAACCGTAGCAGGGGAAAAAGGCGCGTGCATGCCGGAAGGTGAGAGGCTCCAACCGGAGCTGGCCCGTACGGCGGCCGTAGAGGGGCGCCCGCTCGTCCAGCGTTTCCCGCTCCATCATGGATACGGAAGAGCCCATCAAGACGACGAACGCTTTCGTCCCTCGGAGCACCTCGTCCCACCCCTGTTGCCAGAGGCTCCCCAGGGCAGGGTTCGCCTCCACGAGGTACGGGAACTCGTCCACGACCAAAGCGTACCGCTCCTCCCTCCGTGAAAGGTAGGAAAAGACTTGGCGCCAGTCCCGGAACCCGTTTTCCTCGAGCAGGGGGTCGGCGAAAAACCGCCCCGTCACCTCGCCCAGGTGGAGCAACTGCTCCCGTTCGGGAAGACGGTTCGCGAGGAAATACAGGTGAGGCCTGCCCTGGATGAATCGCCGGACCAGCGCCGTCTTTCCCACCCGGCGCCGTCCGTAGACGATGATCAACTGTGCGTCTTCACTGCCCCACAGACGTTCCAGGGACGCCAACTCCGGTTCTCGATTGATGAAGGGACGCATTTTGATACCCCCCGGTATCATACCTGCGGGTATCATATCCGGCTCGGATCCGGCCGTCAATGGTTTTCTTGAAAAGGAAAAATGTCCGGGCGGTCGGGGAAGTCAATCCGAGTCGTCTCGATGTACTGCCGGATGAGCTTGTCCACCTCCGCTTCCGGCACGCCCAGGTAGCGGCCGATGATGAAGCGCACCATCTTCACCAGGACCGTGACGCGGCGGAACCGCCTGGTTTTCGGATGGACTTCACGAAGTGAAGAGGCGGTCGGGTGCAAAGCGGTGTCAGGTTTCACCACGGTCTTCAACTGTGATGATGACCTTTCCTTTGGCATGTCCTTCTTCCAGGTAGCGGAGAGCATCAACCGCGTCGCTGAATGGGTATTGCCTGTCGATGACGGGTACGATCGTTCCGGCTGCCAGAAGGTCCCCGAGAAAAACCAGATCCTTCTTGTTCAGCTTCGCCATGAAGCCATACATCTTCCTGCTCCCAACCCGTGACAGGAAGGATTGCAACAGCAGGCCGATCAACATGCCGGGGAGGCTTTGTCCCCCTCCTCCGGATCCGACATAGATTCCGTTCCGGCTCAGCGCGCGCCGGTAATCGAAAACGGAGAGCCTGAAGAGCGGTGATTGCCGCCACCGGTACGGCGGCTGCGCCCTCAAACGAAAGGTCGGCGGGCTTTAGGGTCAATTTGGCTTCAGGAGCGCACACATACTCGGCAAAGGCTCCACGGCACGCGCCAAACACCTCGTCACCCGCTTTGAACTGCGTTACGTTCCCACCGACGGCTTCAACCAAGCCGGCCACATCAACACCCAACCGGGTGTCCTTCGGCTTGAGCAGGCCCCCGATCATCAGCCGGACGAAAAACGGTTTGCCTCTCATGAAGTGCCAGTCAAGCGGATTGACGGAAGCCGCACGAATTCTGATCAAGACCTCGTCGTCCTTGGGGACAGGTCTTGCCGTCTCCGTGAACCGTAGAACCTCCGGGGGCCCGTATTCCGTGTAGATGAGCGCTCTCATCGGTCTCCTTGCAGACGATCCTGTCGACCGGGTGGTTCTTGCGTGAGGTCCAGGGCAACCGGACCGAATGATTGTCGACCTTTTTTTAGAGGAAAACAACCCCGGATGGCGGCCAGAGGTACCACGCATGGCCGCTAAGCGGGGTATGCCGGCTGAAGACGGTGGACCTGGCCCGCTACAACCACCTGGACCACGGATACACGTTGACCGCCCACGAGGCCCAGGGGATCACGGCGGACCGGGCCTTGATCCACCTGGACAGCCAGCAAAAGGGGGTGAACAACCGGAACGCCTTCTATGTGGACGTGTCCCGCGCCCGGCACGAAGTCCGGATCTACACCGACGGCCGGGAGCGGGTGGCCTCCGCCGTCGGGCGCTGGCAGACGAAGCTCTCCGGGGACGACTTCCAATTGCAGCGGGAAAGGAACCAGGGGGAGGACCTACGCCTGGATCGGCGGGAGCCGGAGCATGCCCCGGAAGCCGGGAAGGGAGTTTCGCGGGCGGCGGAGCTGGTCCGGGAAAGGACGCTCGAACCAGGCCGCGAGAAGCCGGAAAAAAACGAGCGCGCCGAAATCGAAATGGCCGGGCGAGAGAACATTGCCTATCAGCCCGGAGAGCGGGAACTGGAGCAGCGATTCACCCGGGAGTGGCAACGGGGCCACGATCACGGGCCGACCCTGGAGCGGAGTCTGGGGCGGTGATCAAGGCAGGAGAGAGGCGACGATTTGCTCACGTTGAGCCCGGCCGGCCTGGCTGGCGGGAATTCCTGATATAATATTGCAAGGATCGGGGCCTGTCATTGCGTGCGGACCC
It contains:
- a CDS encoding ATP-binding protein, coding for MVFLGGPRQCGKTTLARHILGDLPEAYLNWDDPDHRGGILKRRWPKVAPLVVFDELHKFPKWKSWIKGIYDSRPPGQSFLVTGSARLDVYQRGGDSLLGRYHYWRLHPFSLGEYAGGFSPAEALRRLLTVGGFPEPFLDGDEREARRWRRERHQRIVRDDIRDLEPLRSLPSLELLLTLLRQRVGSTLTLSGLAREIQVAPRTIAHWVEILSRMYLVFVVRPYSVNVARAVQKPFKAYFYDNLDVDCPEDRQPGALFENLVATHLRKKVDFLEDYTGEKWELAFLRDRDGREVDFVVVRDGAVDELVEAKCSGSEVSRSLIHYAEKLNPRQAVQVVKELRASFSRGSLRVTDPITGFEAPPWGTPA
- a CDS encoding ATP-binding protein codes for the protein MRPFINREPELASLERLWGSEDAQLIIVYGRRRVGKTALVRRFIQGRPHLYFLANRLPEREQLLHLGEVTGRFFADPLLEENGFRDWRQVFSYLSRREERYALVVDEFPYLVEANPALGSLWQQGWDEVLRGTKAFVVLMGSSVSMMERETLDERAPLYGRRTGQLRLEPLTFRHARAFFPCYGFEDQARAYAVLGGMPYYLERFEEKQSLRANLLRHVLDPSAVLREEAEILLRQELQEPRVYFAILNAIAQGKRKLSEITNATALPHGTLTKYLSVLQGLRLVQREIPVTETAPEKSKKGLYRILDPYVSFWFRFVFRYRDRLEQGEDEWVADRILGELDQHVAGVYEEICAQAVREGLLDGLAPGCYRKAGRWWDRSSEIDLVALDDDQVGALFGECKWSVRPVGVDVLAELRRKASRVALPYEPAERLYALFSRAGFTPELIRLAGDSGDVLLVHGLEPVRPSSQPG